In a genomic window of Thermoproteus tenax Kra 1:
- a CDS encoding Nre family DNA repair protein — protein MRIDPSLCIRCRGAKGLCGLPYCPVFVKAKVKAYSEAVAGRREVSGSSPPSVFVGRVGWPKVRVYPSVPPISGDTSSLEDPKAWLHMSLEDFLASRLILARGSLELDVRSARSPGRALSDVQALALSPRPADVELTLKRPLKPEPLLDEHVPPLGPSSPLLSLKIGSLPPPERIVEKAYEDVDLPAAEAVWKLYNYGVDVHRISRFLSVGAIGVGRRRRLVPTRWSITAVDKQISDRLVEEIKRLPPIDRYYVYVRKTKGNTFVALLAPGGFMYEWGEAWFPGTTWNQYGASPEVEVDWEGPRGRTTYPSIGGCYYAARLAAAEALHAMGRQAAAVLWREIYPGFDLPIGVWYVRENVRAMFRERPEKFDDLGEALKFIASQLKLPLDLWYSRSHIVRLLRSARL, from the coding sequence GTGAGAATAGATCCATCGCTCTGCATCAGATGTAGGGGGGCCAAGGGGCTCTGCGGTCTTCCATATTGTCCCGTGTTCGTCAAGGCCAAAGTGAAGGCGTATTCCGAGGCTGTCGCGGGCAGAAGAGAGGTCAGCGGCTCCTCCCCTCCCAGCGTCTTCGTTGGGAGAGTTGGATGGCCTAAGGTCAGAGTCTATCCGTCGGTGCCCCCCATCTCGGGCGATACTTCGAGCTTGGAGGACCCCAAGGCCTGGCTCCATATGAGCTTGGAGGACTTCCTAGCCTCGAGGCTCATATTGGCGAGGGGATCGCTGGAGTTGGACGTTCGCTCGGCCAGATCGCCTGGGAGAGCCCTCAGCGATGTACAGGCGCTGGCTCTATCGCCCAGACCGGCCGATGTGGAGCTGACGCTCAAGAGGCCGTTGAAGCCAGAGCCCCTCTTGGACGAACACGTGCCCCCTCTCGGGCCCTCCTCCCCCCTTCTGTCGTTAAAGATAGGCTCGCTTCCGCCGCCCGAGAGGATCGTAGAGAAGGCGTACGAGGACGTAGACCTCCCGGCGGCAGAGGCCGTATGGAAATTATATAACTACGGCGTTGACGTCCACAGAATCTCGAGGTTCCTCAGCGTGGGCGCCATAGGAGTCGGGAGAAGGAGGAGGCTGGTGCCGACACGCTGGAGCATCACGGCAGTGGATAAACAGATATCGGACAGATTGGTGGAGGAGATCAAGAGGCTTCCCCCGATCGATAGATACTACGTCTATGTCAGAAAAACCAAGGGAAACACCTTCGTGGCGCTGTTGGCGCCGGGCGGTTTCATGTACGAGTGGGGGGAGGCGTGGTTCCCCGGCACCACTTGGAATCAATACGGCGCCTCGCCCGAAGTTGAGGTGGACTGGGAAGGGCCCCGGGGTAGGACGACTTATCCATCGATAGGAGGGTGCTACTATGCGGCAAGGTTGGCTGCGGCCGAGGCGTTGCACGCCATGGGCAGACAAGCCGCCGCCGTCTTGTGGCGCGAGATATACCCAGGGTTCGATCTGCCGATAGGCGTGTGGTACGTCCGCGAAAACGTGAGAGCTATGTTCCGCGAGAGGCCCGAGAAGTTCGACGACTTGGGCGAGGCGCTGAAGTTTATAGCATCGCAGCTCAAGCTCCCTCTAGACCTCTGGTACTCGCGGTCGCACATCGTCAGATTGCTTAGGAGCGCAAGGCTCTGA
- a CDS encoding prephenate dehydratase codes for MPYGLRGVHDLELKIAELIEERASCPQPPRVGGDLGRFLAELISRRSKPTVAYLGPEKSFTWEAAAAYLPGARLAPLRAISEVFDAVESGAADLGVVPFINSLEGPVGETVDSLATRSLSISVVLELKIVLCFAARGTPKVIYSHPYAIAQARRLVASLGAQIVYTNSTAEAVEVFKSCENCGVIASPRALEGFEAKCGVQDADSFTRFAVVSREAPKAGSYAALIFAVPNVPGALYKALEPIAQAGVNMTLIYSRPTRLSPWDYFFLVELQIRDGLGELVERLRPRTTLLKVVGRYEIVRI; via the coding sequence ATGCCCTATGGATTGCGAGGGGTTCACGATCTGGAGCTCAAGATAGCGGAATTAATTGAGGAAAGGGCGTCCTGCCCTCAGCCTCCTCGCGTCGGCGGCGACTTGGGCCGGTTCCTCGCCGAGCTTATATCCAGGAGGAGCAAGCCCACGGTGGCCTATCTGGGCCCAGAGAAGTCGTTCACATGGGAGGCCGCTGCCGCATATCTCCCCGGAGCCCGTCTCGCGCCCTTGAGGGCCATATCCGAGGTATTCGACGCAGTTGAATCAGGCGCCGCCGACTTGGGGGTGGTGCCCTTCATAAACTCGCTTGAGGGGCCAGTGGGAGAGACAGTGGATTCGCTCGCCACGCGCTCCTTGAGCATATCTGTAGTGCTGGAGCTCAAGATAGTGTTGTGCTTCGCCGCGCGCGGAACGCCGAAGGTCATATATTCCCACCCCTACGCTATAGCGCAGGCCAGACGCCTCGTAGCCTCGCTCGGAGCACAAATAGTGTACACAAACAGCACAGCCGAGGCTGTCGAGGTGTTCAAGAGCTGTGAAAACTGTGGAGTCATAGCGTCCCCCAGAGCGCTAGAGGGCTTCGAGGCTAAATGCGGCGTGCAGGACGCAGACAGCTTCACGCGCTTCGCAGTAGTGTCCAGAGAGGCGCCCAAGGCTGGGAGCTATGCCGCATTGATATTCGCAGTGCCCAACGTCCCCGGCGCTTTGTACAAGGCGCTGGAGCCTATAGCTCAAGCCGGAGTGAACATGACTCTGATATATTCTAGGCCCACCCGGCTGTCGCCCTGGGACTATTTCTTCCTAGTGGAGCTTCAGATACGCGACGGCTTGGGCGAGCTTGTGGAGAGGCTGAGGCCTAGGACCACTCTGCTCAAAGTGGTCGGCAGATACGAGATAGTTCGCATTTAA
- a CDS encoding ATPase domain-containing protein, producing MELKGITLIYGQPGTGKTTFAAMVASRRLMNGESVFWVSFYEDRETLVNNMLKVGYDLGRANVWDAVLTDAESVFNYIVAQTSENAPSMLVIDSISQLQGLDRTHLTNVVYRALRPTGTDIVLIAEEEAAVPLNYIADNIIHLIRRTSEKGTSLRYADFEKIRGRPAGYIKVFDILEGEGIVFFDDISPSWRREGTQINTNISCIDKMLGGLAGGMANVFLAPPSSYFLRFLAVLASNLSKQGYRVFLAARTVDPARFSSYVEKLGGRIAVRAFETRPQAYWQNLYSLYKAIELARPDVVIMDWLDADFVVLGRDLALDMFQRIRKLLRETSVPGIFMASEDRGVSIFADNVVALSEEGGEIVANSLKALTFESTIATCKFRLQ from the coding sequence GTGGAGTTGAAGGGCATTACTCTGATCTATGGACAGCCCGGCACAGGCAAGACTACGTTCGCCGCCATGGTAGCATCGCGGCGCTTGATGAACGGCGAGTCTGTCTTCTGGGTCTCCTTTTATGAGGACAGAGAAACCCTCGTCAACAACATGCTTAAGGTGGGCTACGACCTAGGAAGGGCCAATGTGTGGGACGCCGTATTAACCGACGCAGAGAGCGTGTTCAACTACATAGTGGCTCAGACCTCGGAGAATGCACCATCTATGTTGGTCATAGACTCAATAAGCCAGCTCCAAGGCCTAGATAGAACTCATTTGACAAACGTAGTCTATAGAGCTCTGAGGCCCACAGGAACGGATATAGTCCTAATCGCCGAAGAGGAGGCGGCAGTTCCTCTAAACTATATCGCGGACAACATAATACACTTGATCAGGAGGACCTCGGAGAAGGGCACCTCCCTCCGTTATGCCGACTTCGAGAAGATCAGGGGGAGGCCCGCAGGCTACATAAAGGTCTTCGACATCCTTGAGGGAGAGGGCATTGTGTTCTTCGACGACATATCCCCATCGTGGCGGCGCGAGGGGACGCAGATAAACACCAATATATCATGCATCGACAAAATGTTGGGAGGACTAGCCGGCGGCATGGCCAACGTGTTCTTGGCGCCGCCCTCCTCGTATTTCCTAAGGTTCCTCGCAGTATTGGCCTCCAATTTGTCCAAACAAGGCTATAGAGTCTTTCTGGCGGCGAGGACCGTAGACCCCGCCAGATTCAGTTCATATGTGGAAAAGCTCGGGGGGAGGATCGCAGTCAGAGCGTTTGAGACAAGGCCTCAGGCCTATTGGCAGAACCTCTACAGCCTATATAAGGCCATAGAGCTTGCGAGACCCGACGTAGTGATAATGGACTGGCTCGATGCTGACTTCGTCGTGTTGGGCAGAGACCTGGCCTTGGATATGTTCCAGAGGATAAGGAAGCTGTTAAGGGAGACGTCAGTGCCAGGCATCTTTATGGCATCGGAGGACAGAGGAGTCTCGATCTTCGCGGACAACGTTGTGGCGCTCTCGGAGGAGGGAGGCGAGATTGTGGCCAACTCCTTGAAGGCGCTTACCTTCGAGTCCACGATAGCCACGTGTAAGTTTAGACTACAGTGA
- a CDS encoding DNA-directed RNA polymerase subunit M/transcription elongation factor TFIIS — MGGVLWLYTTYRCARCGSPLVFAESNGRIVLSCRNCGISVWMSESSVRQFNRDGAFMWRELMASLHLAYVVRSALLEGKAL, encoded by the coding sequence TTGGGCGGAGTACTGTGGCTCTATACGACGTATAGATGCGCCAGATGCGGCTCGCCCCTAGTGTTTGCAGAGTCCAACGGCCGCATCGTCCTCTCGTGTAGAAACTGCGGCATCTCCGTCTGGATGAGCGAAAGCTCTGTGAGGCAGTTCAACAGAGACGGAGCCTTTATGTGGAGAGAGTTGATGGCTAGCCTCCACCTCGCCTACGTAGTGCGTAGCGCCCTCCTGGAGGGAAAGGCTTTATAG
- a CDS encoding SPL family radical SAM protein, whose product MRVIEIRASHALTPSGLPEYQYALNPYLGCYHGCRYCYARDFTGGDAGRRWGEVVYVKVNIPALLRSEVKVLRPGIVGISTITDPYQPVEAKYRITRSSLEILLPAGFHASIQTKSTFILKDADLLFVYRDRVDVGFTITTMDRDKARLLEPKAPPPEARAYALTRISELGVRTWIFLGPLIKGLNDSAEDYRPVLELAKRTHSEVFVDRYRPRPGADAMLSALGISASADRSWWRSKTQEIKSECSALGVICRTAEEEWRMYDKGRRRLEL is encoded by the coding sequence GTGAGGGTAATAGAGATAAGGGCATCGCACGCCCTTACTCCATCCGGCCTCCCCGAATACCAATACGCCTTGAACCCCTATCTTGGATGCTATCACGGCTGTCGCTACTGCTATGCCAGAGACTTCACAGGGGGGGACGCAGGCAGACGTTGGGGCGAAGTGGTGTACGTCAAAGTCAACATCCCGGCCCTCTTGAGAAGCGAGGTGAAAGTGTTGAGGCCAGGCATAGTCGGGATCTCCACTATCACGGACCCCTATCAGCCAGTTGAGGCCAAGTACCGCATCACGAGGAGCTCGTTGGAGATACTGTTGCCAGCGGGCTTTCACGCATCTATACAGACGAAGTCCACGTTCATATTAAAGGACGCCGATCTGCTCTTCGTCTACAGAGATAGAGTGGACGTGGGATTCACTATAACTACTATGGACAGAGATAAGGCGCGGTTGTTGGAGCCAAAGGCCCCTCCGCCTGAGGCGAGGGCGTACGCGTTGACCAGAATATCGGAGCTCGGCGTGAGGACGTGGATCTTCCTGGGCCCTCTGATCAAGGGGCTTAACGACAGCGCCGAGGACTACCGCCCCGTGCTCGAACTCGCAAAGAGGACCCATAGCGAGGTCTTCGTTGACAGATATAGGCCCCGCCCGGGCGCAGACGCCATGTTGTCGGCGTTGGGAATAAGTGCCAGCGCCGATCGCAGTTGGTGGAGGAGCAAAACACAGGAGATAAAGAGTGAGTGTTCAGCGCTCGGGGTGATCTGTAGAACCGCCGAGGAAGAATGGCGCATGTACGATAAAGGGCGCCGTAGATTAGAGCTATAG
- a CDS encoding DEAD/DEAH box helicase has product MDISSLSIPPELRESLKRRGIRTLFPPQEEAVKAGILEGENILMTTATASGKTLLAEIVAVKTALEGRMAVFAVPLKALAYEKQLHFSYYGDLVDVAVSTGEYDSEDAWLHKYDVVVTTYEKLDSLLRHRPRWLNRVGALILDEVHYVGDPKRGPVLESIIAKAKYLGLRAQLVAMSATIGNPEVLAHWLGAKLIKSSWRPVPLKEGVYFDGLIRYADGSTRRVPRFHDPEVALALDALADGGQALVFVNSRAATVNTAKRIAEAIASSESKLIDASSAAKLAAEIESTSASRIIGSELASTVARGVAFHNAGLELELRRLVEDGFRSGVVKVVVSTTTLAAGVNLPARRVIITEVKRYDPLVGNEEIPVMEYRQMAGRAGRPGLDPYGEAIAIASNGREAEYIEEHYIRGPVESVRSQLFSEANLRGHLLGVVGSRYASSLDEVLDYLSSTLAYSQLGPAAMSIARGKAEKALEQLTSWGFLEGEGDAYYATELGKLVARLYVDPEVAALYIDLIRRMRGESQPAYIYIVAKASDVPKIWRGRFDKKLAAEIARSFPDVVDEDDEEFREEVKTVQMLWEWANEVPEDKLYEKYGVGPGDIRVYVDLFDWLGSAAAKLARAVGLPQRGEAMAKVTLRVVYGVREELLPLVLNLKGVGRVRARTLYQHGYRTLEDIAKAEPREIAKLPGFGEKLARGIVEQARGLLQEKKAI; this is encoded by the coding sequence GTGGACATATCCTCCTTGTCTATACCGCCGGAGCTCAGAGAATCGCTCAAGAGGCGCGGCATACGTACTCTGTTTCCTCCACAAGAGGAGGCCGTCAAGGCCGGGATCTTGGAGGGGGAGAACATTTTGATGACCACGGCGACTGCGTCGGGCAAGACGCTGCTCGCCGAGATCGTCGCAGTGAAGACGGCTCTGGAAGGCAGAATGGCCGTGTTTGCAGTCCCTCTGAAAGCGTTGGCGTACGAGAAGCAGCTGCACTTCTCCTATTATGGCGACCTTGTGGACGTGGCAGTATCCACGGGCGAATACGACTCAGAGGACGCGTGGTTGCATAAATACGATGTAGTTGTAACTACCTACGAGAAGTTGGACAGCTTGTTGAGACATAGGCCGAGATGGCTGAATAGAGTAGGCGCGTTGATACTCGACGAAGTGCACTACGTGGGGGACCCGAAGAGGGGCCCCGTTTTAGAGTCCATAATAGCCAAGGCGAAGTATCTGGGGCTCCGCGCCCAGCTGGTGGCCATGAGCGCAACTATAGGGAACCCCGAGGTGCTCGCCCACTGGCTCGGCGCCAAGCTCATAAAATCGAGCTGGAGGCCTGTTCCCCTTAAAGAGGGCGTCTATTTCGATGGATTAATACGCTACGCCGACGGTTCAACTAGGCGAGTGCCGAGGTTCCACGACCCCGAGGTCGCATTGGCCCTAGACGCCCTTGCCGACGGCGGACAGGCGTTGGTCTTCGTCAACAGCAGGGCGGCGACGGTCAACACGGCGAAGAGGATAGCGGAGGCGATCGCCTCAAGCGAGAGCAAGCTCATCGACGCGAGCTCGGCTGCAAAGCTCGCGGCAGAGATAGAGTCTACTTCGGCGAGCAGGATAATAGGGAGCGAGCTGGCCTCCACTGTCGCCAGAGGGGTCGCCTTCCACAACGCAGGCCTCGAGCTGGAGTTGAGGCGCCTCGTTGAGGATGGATTTCGGAGCGGGGTCGTTAAGGTCGTGGTCTCCACGACGACTCTGGCCGCCGGCGTCAACCTGCCAGCAAGGCGCGTGATCATAACAGAGGTTAAACGCTACGACCCCTTGGTGGGAAACGAGGAGATACCTGTGATGGAGTACAGACAGATGGCCGGAAGAGCTGGGAGGCCCGGCCTCGACCCCTATGGGGAGGCGATAGCCATCGCCTCGAACGGGAGAGAGGCCGAGTATATCGAGGAGCACTATATCCGCGGGCCAGTGGAGTCTGTGAGGTCCCAGCTGTTCTCCGAGGCCAACCTCAGAGGCCACCTGCTCGGCGTTGTGGGAAGCAGGTATGCGTCCTCGCTCGACGAAGTGCTGGACTACCTCTCCTCCACACTTGCTTACTCACAGCTCGGGCCGGCCGCGATGTCTATTGCCAGAGGCAAGGCCGAGAAGGCGTTGGAGCAGTTGACCTCGTGGGGCTTTCTTGAGGGAGAGGGGGACGCGTACTACGCCACAGAGCTCGGCAAACTCGTGGCGCGGCTCTACGTAGACCCCGAGGTGGCCGCGCTCTACATAGACCTAATAAGGAGAATGAGGGGCGAGAGCCAACCTGCCTATATCTATATAGTGGCGAAGGCGTCCGACGTACCCAAGATCTGGCGGGGCAGATTCGACAAAAAGCTGGCGGCCGAGATAGCCAGATCCTTCCCAGACGTCGTGGACGAAGACGACGAGGAGTTCAGAGAGGAGGTAAAGACTGTGCAGATGTTGTGGGAGTGGGCGAACGAGGTGCCCGAGGACAAGCTTTATGAGAAATACGGCGTGGGCCCCGGCGATATTAGAGTCTATGTGGACCTCTTCGACTGGCTGGGCTCTGCCGCCGCCAAGCTGGCGAGGGCTGTTGGGCTCCCCCAGAGGGGCGAGGCGATGGCCAAAGTGACCCTCAGAGTAGTCTACGGCGTGAGGGAGGAGCTCCTTCCCCTAGTGCTCAACTTGAAGGGCGTGGGAAGAGTTCGCGCCAGAACTCTGTATCAACACGGCTACAGAACGCTCGAAGATATAGCCAAGGCGGAGCCCAGAGAGATCGCCAAATTGCCAGGCTTTGGAGAAAAGCTGGCGAGAGGAATAGTGGAGCAGGCCCGCGGCCTGCTCCAAGAAAAAAAGGCTATTTGA